One window of the Mycobacterium sp. SVM_VP21 genome contains the following:
- a CDS encoding response regulator transcription factor: MPVRLVLVDDHEMVIEGLRAMLTAFADRIEVVGQAINAEQAMAVIAETDPDIVLCDVRMRGESGLDLCLALRERDPERKVVMLSVYDDEQYLFEALRVGATGYLLKSISSDDLVHQIELAHRGETVIDPGLAARAAGTAARLQRDEFWPGARQGLTQRESEILAYMVSGLSNRGIATKLVIGDETVKSHLRSIYRKLGVSDRTGAVATALREGIYR; encoded by the coding sequence ATGCCCGTGCGCCTGGTCCTCGTCGACGACCACGAAATGGTGATCGAGGGCCTGCGGGCCATGCTCACCGCGTTCGCCGACCGGATCGAAGTGGTCGGCCAGGCGATCAACGCCGAACAGGCCATGGCCGTGATCGCCGAGACCGACCCCGACATCGTGCTGTGTGACGTGCGGATGCGCGGTGAGAGCGGCTTGGACCTCTGCCTGGCGCTGCGGGAACGCGACCCGGAACGCAAAGTCGTGATGCTCTCGGTCTACGACGACGAGCAGTACCTGTTCGAGGCGCTGCGCGTCGGCGCGACGGGTTACCTGCTCAAGAGCATCAGCAGTGACGACCTGGTGCATCAGATCGAGTTGGCCCACCGCGGTGAGACGGTGATCGACCCCGGCCTGGCGGCGCGGGCGGCCGGCACCGCCGCACGACTGCAACGCGACGAGTTCTGGCCCGGCGCGCGTCAGGGGCTCACCCAGCGGGAAAGTGAGATCCTGGCCTACATGGTCAGCGGGCTGTCCAACCGCGGGATCGCCACGAAGCTGGTGATCGGCGACGAGACGGTCAAAAGCCACCTGCGCTCGATCTACCGCAAGCTGGGGGTGTCCGATCGGACCGGAGCGGTGGCCACCGCGCTGCGCGAAGGCATCTACCGGTGA
- a CDS encoding GAF domain-containing sensor histidine kinase produces the protein MRDFQHFVDANHELALLRELIQAASSGPGVEPLAAAAARMITAATGTDVCFVHVLDDTERSLTLTGATPPFDTEVGKIRLPLGSGVSGWVARHREPVVISDNKEADPRYLPIESLRGRDFTSMVSVPMETDPGGLVGVLNVHTVTRREFTPGDVELLRVIGRLIAGAMHQARLHRQLVARERAHELFVEQVIEAQEIERRRLAGDIHDGISQRLVTLSYRLDAAARAVGHDPDEASAQLEAARELAGLTLQETRVAISGLRPPVLDDLGLSGGLASLARSIPQLTIELDLAETRLPEHIELALYRIAQEGLQNVVKHAAASTVRLGFAITADPDTARLEIVDDGVGFDTFEHPVGGDEMGGYGVLSMAERAELVGGRLNIRSRPGAGTAVTATIPIPSPTARPAG, from the coding sequence GTGCGCGATTTCCAACACTTTGTAGACGCCAACCACGAGCTGGCGTTGCTGCGAGAGCTCATCCAGGCCGCCTCCAGTGGACCGGGAGTGGAACCGCTGGCCGCCGCGGCAGCCCGGATGATCACTGCCGCCACCGGCACCGATGTCTGCTTCGTGCACGTCCTCGACGACACCGAACGCTCGCTGACCCTGACCGGTGCGACCCCACCGTTCGACACCGAGGTCGGCAAGATCCGACTGCCGCTGGGGTCGGGGGTGTCGGGCTGGGTGGCGCGACACCGCGAGCCGGTGGTGATCAGCGACAACAAGGAAGCCGATCCGCGCTACCTGCCGATCGAGTCGCTGCGAGGGCGTGACTTCACCTCGATGGTGTCGGTGCCGATGGAGACCGATCCGGGCGGGTTGGTGGGTGTGCTCAACGTGCACACCGTGACGCGCCGCGAGTTCACCCCCGGCGACGTCGAACTGCTGCGGGTGATCGGCCGGCTCATTGCCGGTGCCATGCACCAGGCCCGGCTGCACCGGCAGCTGGTAGCGCGTGAACGTGCCCACGAACTCTTCGTCGAGCAGGTGATCGAAGCCCAGGAGATCGAACGGCGCCGGTTGGCCGGCGACATCCACGACGGCATCTCCCAGCGGCTGGTGACGCTGTCCTACCGGCTGGACGCCGCCGCGCGCGCGGTCGGCCACGACCCGGACGAGGCGTCGGCGCAGTTGGAGGCCGCTCGTGAACTCGCTGGGCTGACCCTGCAGGAGACCCGCGTGGCGATCAGCGGGCTGCGGCCGCCGGTGCTCGACGATCTGGGCCTATCCGGTGGCCTAGCCAGCCTCGCCCGGTCGATCCCGCAACTCACGATTGAGTTGGACCTAGCCGAGACACGGCTCCCCGAGCACATCGAGCTGGCGCTGTACCGGATCGCCCAGGAGGGCCTGCAGAACGTGGTCAAACACGCGGCCGCGAGCACGGTGCGGCTGGGATTCGCGATCACCGCTGACCCCGACACGGCGCGACTGGAGATCGTCGACGACGGGGTGGGTTTCGACACCTTCGAGCACCCGGTGGGCGGCGACGAGATGGGCGGCTACGGGGTGCTGTCGATGGCCGAGCGCGCCGAGCTGGTCGGTGGCCGGCTCAACATCCGGTCGCGCCCCGGGGCGGGCACCGCCGTCACCGCCACCATCCCCATCCCGTCCCCCACCGCGCGACCCGCCGGCTAG
- a CDS encoding MarR family transcriptional regulator, producing the protein MAASSSSGDADPIALARANWERAGWGEVADGMVAVTSVMRAHQILLARVEATLRPYDLSFSRFELLRLLAFSRAGALPITKASDRLQVHVTSVTHAIRRLEAAGLVERLPHPTDGRTTLVSITDVGRATVADATVSLNREVFADVGMSVQESRMLSSAIETLRRNAGDF; encoded by the coding sequence GTGGCAGCTTCCAGTTCTTCCGGTGACGCCGACCCGATCGCGCTGGCCCGCGCCAACTGGGAGCGGGCCGGCTGGGGTGAAGTCGCCGACGGGATGGTGGCGGTGACATCGGTGATGCGTGCCCACCAGATTCTGCTGGCACGGGTGGAGGCGACCCTGCGCCCCTACGACTTGAGCTTCTCCCGATTCGAGCTGCTGCGGCTGCTGGCGTTCAGCCGCGCCGGGGCGTTGCCGATCACCAAGGCCTCCGACCGGCTGCAGGTACACGTCACCAGCGTCACGCACGCGATCCGGCGGTTGGAGGCGGCCGGCTTGGTCGAGCGGCTGCCGCACCCCACCGACGGCCGTACCACGCTGGTCTCGATCACCGACGTGGGTCGCGCCACTGTTGCGGACGCCACGGTCAGCCTCAACCGCGAGGTGTTCGCCGACGTCGGTATGTCGGTGCAGGAATCGCGGATGCTGTCCTCGGCGATCGAGACGTTGCGGCGCAACGCCGGGGACTTCTAA
- a CDS encoding type III polyketide synthase, with translation MTPSSPSLAAVAAAFPPNRYSQDESAQALGDFAGPEFRRFFDASGVASRHLALPLPRYAELSGFTEANDTFIDVALDLGEQALQAALDAAKVKPADVDVVVSTTVTGLAVPTLEARLAARVGLRPDVKRIPLFGLGCVAGAAGIARMYDYLRAYPDHVAALLAVELCSLTIQRDDRSMANFVAASLFGDGAAAVIATGANRRPVRPKAPKVLATRSRLYPDTQDVMGWDIGTSGFRIQLSVEVATVVEKYLAEDVRNFLADCGMTSDDVSTYVCHPGGPKVIEAVQDVLELPADALDRTRTSLRENGNLSSASVLDVLRATMADPPPPGSFGLMVAMGPGFCSELVLLGW, from the coding sequence ATGACCCCATCTTCGCCTTCGCTCGCCGCGGTAGCCGCTGCATTCCCGCCGAACCGATACAGCCAAGACGAATCGGCCCAGGCATTGGGCGACTTCGCCGGTCCCGAGTTTCGGCGGTTCTTCGATGCCAGCGGCGTCGCGTCCCGCCACCTGGCGTTGCCGTTGCCGCGCTACGCCGAGCTGAGCGGTTTCACCGAGGCGAACGACACCTTCATCGACGTCGCCCTAGACCTCGGTGAGCAGGCGCTGCAGGCGGCCCTGGACGCCGCCAAGGTCAAGCCGGCCGATGTCGACGTCGTGGTGTCGACGACGGTGACCGGGCTTGCCGTACCGACACTGGAGGCCAGGCTGGCGGCCCGGGTGGGGCTGCGGCCCGACGTCAAGCGAATCCCGCTGTTCGGCTTGGGCTGCGTCGCGGGTGCGGCCGGGATAGCCCGGATGTACGACTACCTGCGCGCCTACCCCGACCACGTGGCGGCGTTACTCGCGGTCGAACTGTGCTCGCTGACCATTCAGCGCGACGACCGTTCGATGGCGAATTTCGTGGCGGCCAGCCTGTTCGGTGACGGTGCGGCCGCCGTGATCGCGACCGGGGCGAATCGGCGCCCGGTCCGACCGAAAGCGCCGAAAGTACTGGCCACCCGCAGCCGGCTCTACCCCGACACCCAGGACGTGATGGGCTGGGACATCGGCACCAGCGGGTTCCGGATCCAGCTGTCCGTCGAGGTCGCCACCGTCGTCGAGAAGTATCTGGCCGAGGATGTTCGCAACTTCCTGGCCGACTGCGGGATGACCTCCGATGACGTGTCGACCTATGTCTGCCATCCCGGTGGGCCGAAGGTTATCGAGGCGGTCCAGGACGTGTTGGAGCTGCCTGCCGATGCGCTGGATCGGACCCGAACGTCATTGCGCGAGAACGGGAATCTGTCATCGGCCTCGGTACTCGACGTGCTGCGGGCCACCATGGCCGATCCGCCGCCGCCGGGCTCGTTCGGGCTGATGGTCGCGATGGGGCCGGGATTCTGCTCCGAACTCGTGCTGCTTGGCTGGTAG
- a CDS encoding TetR family transcriptional regulator, which yields MPAVPNFQAEVRQMLYNRILDAAHALVCAEGWQAVNMSRIAATVGVSRQVLYKEIGAKQALGEALVQRETTRFIAGVITAIQSRPDDVAAGLAAGAAFTLRAAADDPLVNATLTSENNTEAGLTPLLTVGPTPILAGAIEAMAAAVRSSYDLPDAIDRQLNSIVEVDVRLTLSHLLQPMGGIDDAVRQIHATLRALLDAAAS from the coding sequence ATGCCCGCCGTGCCGAATTTTCAGGCCGAGGTCCGGCAGATGCTGTACAACCGGATCCTCGACGCGGCCCACGCGCTGGTCTGCGCCGAAGGCTGGCAGGCGGTGAACATGTCGCGCATCGCCGCCACAGTCGGCGTCAGCCGGCAGGTGCTCTACAAGGAGATCGGCGCGAAACAGGCGCTGGGCGAGGCCTTGGTTCAGCGCGAGACCACCCGATTCATTGCCGGGGTGATCACGGCCATCCAGTCCCGCCCCGACGACGTCGCTGCCGGTCTGGCCGCCGGCGCCGCCTTCACCCTGCGCGCAGCTGCCGACGATCCCCTGGTCAACGCGACGTTGACCAGCGAGAACAACACGGAGGCGGGCCTGACTCCGCTGCTGACTGTGGGGCCGACACCGATCCTGGCCGGTGCGATCGAGGCCATGGCGGCTGCGGTCCGGTCGTCCTACGACCTGCCGGACGCCATCGACCGGCAGCTGAATTCGATCGTCGAGGTCGACGTCCGGTTGACGCTGAGCCATCTGCTGCAGCCGATGGGTGGCATCGACGATGCCGTCCGCCAGATCCACGCCACCCTGCGCGCACTGTTAGACGCCGCGGCGTCCTAG